The Subtercola sp. PAMC28395 genome segment GTGCTGCCCTTGTGGGTGCTGATCGGCTGGTCGCTGTTCGGTGGGTCTGGCTGGCAGTTCCTTCTGGTGCTCCTTTCGTGCGGGGTTCTCGCGCTCGGCCTTGCTGGCGTCGGCGTGCTGAACTACCTTCGAAGGTCGGTGCGTCAGGCCCGTGCGCTGTCGTGGCTCGACACCGGTCTTCTCGCCGCCTGGCATGCTGCGATCATCGCTGTCGGGTTCCTGACACCGGCGGGCACTCTTCTGGCCGTCGCCGTCGTCGTGCTCGGCCTCGCCGCATTCTGGGCTTCGATCTTCCAGCTGGGCGCAGAGACCAAACGTCGCGTCAGCGGAGTGTTCGACTCGTTTCAATACGCGGCGCAGATGGCCGAGGCACAGGCCGCTGCTGCCGGTGTCTCGTCTGCGCCGCGCACGCCGATCGTCGCCGACGGTGAGTACATCGTCATCGACACCGGGCGCAGCCACGAGAAGTAGGCTCCGGCCGCGTCACCACTGGCAGGTTCGTGGGCCGCGCTTTGCTTAAAGACGCGCTGTCATGGCACAATTGACGATTGTGCCACCGCCAGACTCTGCCACAGGGGAGTTCTGCAGTTACGAGTGCACACTCTTCCTCTAACTATTAACACGTAGTCGACCTGTGGCGGTTACAGAGAGCGACACAACATGCATATTCTCGACAGCGTAGACGCAGCTTCACTGCGTAGCGATGTTCCCGACTTCCGCGCGGGCGACACCGTTCGCGTTCACGTCAACATCATCGAAGGTACTCGCTCGCGAGTGCAGGTGTTCCAGGGCGTCGTGATCGGCAAGTCGGGCGAGGGTGTTCGCGAGACATTCTGCGTTCGCAAGGTCAGCTTCCAGGTCGGCGTCGAGCGTACCTTCCCGGTGCACTCGCCCATCATCGACCACATCGAGGTCGTCACCCGCGGTGACGTTCGTCGCGCGAAGCTGTACTACCTCCGCGCACTGCGCGGCAAGAAGGCAAAGATCAAAGAGAAGCGCGACTAGTCGCATCTGTTCGGCTCCAAACGAACGGCCAGTTGTACTTTGGGCTAACGTTTGGGTAACGCGGCTGGGAATATGCCGCTCGAGTCGAGCGTCATGACATCTCCCCCGAGCTCCCGCCCCATAAAATGGGTCGGGAGCTCAGGCGGTTAAATGACAGAAACAACGTTGCCGACACGACACGATCGTGCCGGCAGACGCCGGGGGCGGCGCACACGCAGCACCGCCCTCTTCATTCGCGACATCCTGATCATCTTTCTCGTCGCGCTGCTGGCGTCGGTGCTCATCAAGACGTTCCTGGTTCGTTCGTTCTACATCCCTTCGGGGTCGATGGAGAACACGCTCGTAAAGAACGATCGCATCCTCGTCAATGAACTCGAGCCCCGCATCATGCCCGTCGAGCGCGGCGACGTCGTTGTCTTCAAAGACCCGGGTGGATGGCTTCAGCCACACGTCGATGCGCCGACCACTCCGTTGGTCTCGGCCGTGAACTGGGTGCTCGATGCCGTTGGGCTTGCGGCCACCGATAGCAACGACCACCTCATCAAGCGCGTCATCGGCCTGCCTGGCGACCACATCACCTGCTGCAATGCCCTGGGCCAGATGATGGTGAACGATGTACCCCTGAGCGAACCCTATGTGAAGCTGCCCGAAGGGGTGACAAGGGTCTCCGACCTCACGTTCGATGTGACCGTTCCCGCCGGCTCACTCTGGGTCATGGGCGACAACCGGTACAACTCGGCAGACTCCCGGTACAACCAGGGCAAGCCGGGCGGTGGCTTCGTGCCCATCGGCGACGTCGTGGGAAGGGCGCTGTGGATCACGTGGCCCGCTGACCGCTGGACGTTCCTCGACAACTACTCCTCGGTCTTCCGCGCCGCCAAAGAGGCAGCACCCACCGCGACACCGGGAGCTTCTGGGTGAGCCCAGTCGCAGATCCGACCCTCCGGCACGAACGCGCGCTCGGTCGAGCGGGCGCAGAGCTGGTGATCGGGGTCGACGAGGTCGGTCGTGGCGCGCTGGCCGGCCCGGTCGCGGTGGGGATGTGTGTCATCGATCCTCGGCGTCCGGGGGTATTCCCCGTGGGGCTCCGGGATTCGAAACTGCTGTCGGAGGCTCGCCGCGAGGTGCTGGCGCCGCTCGCATCGGCCTGGGTCCGGGCATCCGCCGTCGGGCTCGCGAGTGCCGAAGAAGTCGACCGCCTCGGCATCATCGCCTGCCTCGGCCTCGCGGGCAAGCGTGCGCTCGGACAGTTGCATGCCGCTGGAACCGACGTGCTCCGCTCGGTCGTGCTGCTCGACGGCTCGCATGACTGGCTCTCACCGTCGCTGACGACACCACTCACCATCACGACGCGGGTGAAGGCCGACAGAGATTGCGCCTCAGTAGCTGCTGCCTCCGTTGTCGCCAAAGTTCACCGAGACCGGCTCATGATCGAGCTCGACAGCATCACGCCGGGCTACGGTTGGGCCAGCAACAAGGGGTACGGGAGCAGCGCGCACTTCGACGCGATCGAGTTGCTGGGTGCCACTGAACACCACCGGCGAACCTGGTTGAAGAGCGAGCGGATGATCGCCCAGCCGGCCTGAGCTTCCTGACCTTGCTCACCGGGTGGGCGGGCTCGCTGGCGTAGACTTGCCCCACCATGGAAGAAGATGAGTTCGAGGATTACGACCGCGAGGTCGAGTTGGCCCTCTACCGCGAATATCGTGACGTTGTCTCGCAGTTCAAGTACGTCATCGAGACAGAGCGCCGGTTCTACCTGGCGAACGATGTCGATCTGGTGCGCCGCGACACCGAGCACGACTTCTACTTCGAGCTGACGATGAGCGATGTCTGGGTCTGGGACGTATACCGCTCCGACCGCTTCGTGAAGTCGGTGCGCGTGCTCACGTTCAAAGATGTGAACATCGAAGAGCTCTCGTCGAAGGACTTCGAACTGCCGAAAGAACTCGCGCTCGACGAGTAGGGTCCATCTGGATGCTCCGCCGATGGTGGCTGCGTCCGTCATTCTTCTTCGTGCTCGGCGATCGTCTGCGCTACTCCCTCACAATCCCACCGCCTTTCTGGCTCTGCACAGTTCATGGTGTAGAGCCTTCTAGCCGGGTGTTGCTTCGCCACAGTTGGTGGCGGAGGTAGTGATGAAGGCGAAAGACGTGCTCGGTCGGCGTGGTGAAGCGCTCGCGGCCGCTTATCTGGAACAGCAGGGGTACTCGATCCTCGACCGCAACTGGCGGTGCGAGATCGGTGAGCTCGACGTGGTCGCCGAGAAGCTCGG includes the following:
- the rplS gene encoding 50S ribosomal protein L19 — encoded protein: MHILDSVDAASLRSDVPDFRAGDTVRVHVNIIEGTRSRVQVFQGVVIGKSGEGVRETFCVRKVSFQVGVERTFPVHSPIIDHIEVVTRGDVRRAKLYYLRALRGKKAKIKEKRD
- the lepB gene encoding signal peptidase I, which encodes MTETTLPTRHDRAGRRRGRRTRSTALFIRDILIIFLVALLASVLIKTFLVRSFYIPSGSMENTLVKNDRILVNELEPRIMPVERGDVVVFKDPGGWLQPHVDAPTTPLVSAVNWVLDAVGLAATDSNDHLIKRVIGLPGDHITCCNALGQMMVNDVPLSEPYVKLPEGVTRVSDLTFDVTVPAGSLWVMGDNRYNSADSRYNQGKPGGGFVPIGDVVGRALWITWPADRWTFLDNYSSVFRAAKEAAPTATPGASG
- a CDS encoding ribonuclease HII, which codes for MSPVADPTLRHERALGRAGAELVIGVDEVGRGALAGPVAVGMCVIDPRRPGVFPVGLRDSKLLSEARREVLAPLASAWVRASAVGLASAEEVDRLGIIACLGLAGKRALGQLHAAGTDVLRSVVLLDGSHDWLSPSLTTPLTITTRVKADRDCASVAAASVVAKVHRDRLMIELDSITPGYGWASNKGYGSSAHFDAIELLGATEHHRRTWLKSERMIAQPA
- a CDS encoding DUF2469 domain-containing protein encodes the protein MEEDEFEDYDREVELALYREYRDVVSQFKYVIETERRFYLANDVDLVRRDTEHDFYFELTMSDVWVWDVYRSDRFVKSVRVLTFKDVNIEELSSKDFELPKELALDE